gacgaggaacaagaacaggtgttgggggacataatcttagccggaggtgatgtcatgtcgtatcttaacgacaatgatggtctggaagcagaacagggtgaagaagaagcaggctacggtgatcgaagagtggaggaggaaagacatgattatgatggctccggtgacccaatgctggtgcaagacggagcccgtggtgacggctccggtgaccgaacagagtccgactaggtaaatatattagttaagcctgtgatgactagctaattgatgcattcattgttttggtatgtacacatattaattaactctcgtctaattcttcttttttctagccctccggatcgagcacaacttcagtaaagagacgaggcccgaagaaaaagttgtgctcggatgaaaggtttgagatcacagaaatcgcgcatgatggcatgccgattgaacccatccggacaaaggaagcatttgctaCTCAGTgtgggggttcttgttagggacaagatctcgatcagcatccagcaatggtgtaagcctaagaatgaagaccctgaggtgtcttatgtaatGATATGcaaaaagatgatctttggactgagctgaaggaaaatttcaccctaccgccagaggaggattcggagaagccagttaaagagtaattaatcaagtctcatgctcttaagaagatggtagacctattcaggaggtggaagaattagttgaaaacgtttgtcgacaaagaagagacaccagaattcatcggcagatatgagaagatcagatatcactggcccgcatttatggcctacaagacatcgaaaaagagtaagaagatgtcggcgacaaacaagaaaaatgctgcaaagaagaagcttcaccatcgcacgaggtcaggtggctacctcaaagcccggcctaagtgggccaaggctgagaatgatttgCTTGATAAAGGGACCGAACCAGAGAcagtgaactggccagaccgttgccggacttgattcttcggggctggcagaaccttggtccctgtatcagggaaatgcgtttggacggacgagcaaatgaacataccagtcgagaagctaaagcactatatcgatgcagcgcagcaagggaagttcgttccagacagagagaacgacgagctcacaatggcccttgggaatcctgagcaacctggacggacacgaggcacgccaggctccattatgTGGAAtgctggttttccggacgcaggcggttacaaattccaggagaggaggaaaaaagtggagcatgcccaaattcagacgctgcacgaaagggttcaagcgctagaggaacgagaagcagctcgcagcaagcgacctgccgaaactaccctcgaagctaccccgccatctcagcagagaagcagcgtggcttccaccgagctacttcagccggagcatgtcttgacggctcctgctagctaccccatggatgctatcacggggtctcaacattgccaccttatgacgcaatggcagaacttcaaagtcaaggcgactgtcggctctgttcgacctactgaacccggcgcaacttttcactgtagtCTGACTTCAGAAGGATATGCcagggtgacggtggacgaaataacggagggatttgaggacctccatcttgactaccctaccggtgaaggggagactcggctgggttcttgtctattgactccatgcctatggcggaaggagctcatcaagcttctgaactggacgcctccgcctcctcctcctcctccggcgagtcagggcactctgcctcctcctccggcgagtgatcagggcactcagcctccttctccggtgcgtggaGGCACCCCACCTCCTTTTCCGCCTGCGCCgacacgcccgagcagccagcctcctccttctccgcctcgtcagcaagggcggaagagacccgccgccgcttcggctgctccggcgcgtcgtagtccttctcctccgcctcgtaagcaaggaaagaagacaaccgcagccgctccgtctgctctgccggcgtctagcagtacagccagaggcgggaggcaataccgattcagtccttctctgaagactccagaaaagttaccatacgagaggaccccggaggagaacgccaagATCGCGCGAgccgaagtgaggaacttctttgaaggggtgaaagcaaagaaaaatccacctccggaggagaaggtagatccggtgaaagcgaagcgcactctagcTGCCCTGGAAAAaccagcaaagtctccgccgaaagacaactatgaccgcattattgcgaAGTCATTTgtcaaagcggagcggtcgggaagtactgtcagtgatcaaaggttaaaagaacgatgagctgggaaaaaaattccctagttcggcgaacaagcgaaccaatcgtgcccccccgctcaaggtgcctactaatgatccgaggatggtgcccggttatagcaatcttggagattacctgcccgacaatgtacattatgagttcttggaggcggaggaacacaaatacgagtacgggaagcctctcgtcaaagatgaaagatctctaacaacgatgatgcgaagatttcatgattggtacatgaaaacctgcagagagtctggggggaggaatactttgacgctgagagttagagaggagcatgaccttgttggaattgaactgttgaatgttccatttgaggagttcttctagtttttcaatcaaaaggccctcgataaagcaacggtcacttgctactgtttgtaagtagtactacttctgtcattaagtctctctatatatgtcagctctttcattgcatgtatttataattatcctcactatattatgcagattgaagatcgccgaattgaagaaaagacaaatcggtgatattgggttcattaacacaaatctcatagatgcaactgaggttaaatatcgtgccgaagataccgaggccaacttgctacgatcgttggtaataaatgaaaacaaagatataatactctttcctcacaacttcaagtgagtgttactgtcttgtgcatattcggtttcccttattagtccaggttatagtaatgtaattgatgagttatgcatacgtgcgcagcttccactatattctcctagagattaagcttgagcagggactagtaaccgtcttagattcgagatgaaaagatccccaggactatgcggacatgactcaaatgctcgagaagtatgttaaatcgatcattatccaccatatcagcaactttgttcatttcctgatatatcaagtaattgttttctttgtctgccagggtttggagaaaattcaccaaaaaagctccgggactgccgaagaagctgcaatttagacactcgaaagtaagtactatagtaacatgttccacgcatctcctagtgattcaagcgctagtttcatcaatacaatttatagcatgcttgcttatcagtttgattgacctctatttcttgtaaagtggttgtggcaggaacaagggaatgatttctgtgaatactacgtttgcgagtccatccgccacacgacctgtgaacgagggtactctgacgaacaatatgaagtgtgtaaacaataatattcacaattttattttattaccatcatttgtgttgagtttcatttattcatatatatatatatatatatatatatatatatatatatatatatatatatatatatatatatatatatatNNNNNNNNNNNNNNNNNNNNNNNNNNNNNNNNNNNNNNNNNNNNNNNNNNNNNNNNNNNNNNNNNNNNNNNNNNNNNNNNNNNNNNNNNNNNNNNNNNNNNNNNNNNNNNNNNNNNNNNNNNNNNNNNNNNNNNNNNNNNNNNNNNNNNNNNNNNNNNNNNNNNNNNNNNNNNNNNTATATTGACCCCcttgttcaaattagatgtttcggatgcgggatgaactcctagcaccagatcgtatgcgagcaattcaagaggaattggcggcattcttccttgaccacatgattgctgaagacggagaatactatgtggaccctgtgttcatatataattaggagattatattgtaagagataattattgtatatatgtagccggtagtgtcggatagatatacgagaacttgttgttcgaccaatctttcGGAGAAGGAgatgtggtcgatatcacttctctctgtatgcatatgttcatgacgatcttctgtttcctttatttgcttactagctagcgtgtctagtcctctctatatacacATATAAATAGCGTCGTccaagcacagacataagagaggacacttctctctgttaattagctagctaacacaatatatgaaacacctaaattaaacccccaaccccctttaaaaaaaacaaaaaccctagccactgaaatgctgacgcgtggatgcctattgatcccggttggtgccaccaaccgggaccaaaggccctcctgcctgggcacggcgcaccggccacgtggaggcccatctgtcccggttcgtgtaagaaccgggactaaagggttagggcattagtaacgaccctttagtcccggttcacaaaccgggacaaaaggcctttatcaaccgggacgaatgggttttttttctactagtggaacatGCACAAATACTATTATTTCTGATGAAAAAGGTGGATTGACATAGTTACAAAAAAATTCTCTTTTTGGTAGTGAACTGATGCTCATCAGTAAAATGAATTGTCGTTTTTAGAGTGAATTGTGCATGTCTTATTTTGGTTAGTTAACTATCCTAGAATAATGATGTTTATAACTGAATGATCTGTCTTTTTTAGCGGTCTGCATTAGGCACATGTTAGCATCAAATATAAGATGTACGCATGAACCAGAGTAGCTAATCACAGACGGAGAATACTCCATGTTTAATCATGGATGAGCATACACACAGAGAAGCACATGCACCATCCATTCGCAAGCATGTGAGTGGAAGCAAGTAGCCAGCATGGTGTCGGCCTCCTGGAGGGATGGCTGCCTGCGCGGCCATCAGAGTTGAGGAGCAGGGGGCTACATGCAGCTGTCCCCGTCGATGGGTCAGGGAGCCCCGTGGACACATCACGATGGGGATGGCAGCGGAGCAGTCCATggcggcgcgtgagagcagtccatGTTATACTCATGCTCCGTATTTCCCTCTGTTCTTGCTTATCCATCAAAATCAAGGCATCGACTTCATTAGGAGGAAAAAATAGCATTGGCAGAATAGCAGTAGCATTAGCTAGAAAGGCTACCTCTTGCGTATTCAGGCCGGCAGATCTTCACACAACAACAACTAGGATGAGATGGTGTGCACCTCGCGAGCCGGATCCTCGGAAGTAACCTTCCTCGAGAAGGTCGAGGTGGCCTTTGCGAGAAGGTCAACCAGCAGGGGTTGGGGAAAGCAGAAGGGTTGGGGGCGTCACGACGGTGGGCGGATGCGATGTGGAGCAGCCGCAGTGAGAAGAAGATAGGCGCGGCGATGGATTGCAGGTCCGTGACTCCGATGCTTGGTGTTGACGGCGGCAGGATCCAGCGGAGATCACTGGAGGAAGAGAAGGAGAGGAGGAAGGGGTTGACCGGATTCGCGTCGGCAGCAAGAAGGGGACTGCGTGGGGAGGCGGCCATGGACTGCGTGGTAGGTTGATGGTGCTCGAGGATCCCCGTCGGCGGTGACGATTGGGGCGCGGAGGAGCGTGCGGCCATGATGGAAGTGCGGCAGCATGTTCCGCTNNNNNNNNNNNNNNNNNNNNNNNNNNNNNNNNNNNNNNNNNNNNNNNNNNNNNNNNNNNNNNNNNNNNNNNNNNNNNNNNNNNNNNNNNNNNNNNNNNNNNNNNNNNNNNNNNNNNNNNNNNNNNNNNNNNNNNNNNNNNNNNNNNNNNNNNNNNNNNNNNNNNNNNNNNNNNNNNNNNNNNNNNNNNNNNNNNNNNNNNNNNNNNNNNNNNNNNNNNNNNNNNNNNNNNNNNNNNNNNNNNNNNNNNNNNNNNNNNNNNNNNNNNNNNNNNNNNNNNNNNNNNNNNNNNNNNNNNNNNNNNNNNNNNNNNNNNNNNNNNNNNNNNNNNNNNNNNNNNNNNNNNNNNNNNNNNNNNNNNNNNNNNNNNNNNNNNNNNNNNNNNNNNNNNNNNNNNNNNNNNNNNNNNNNNNNNNNNNNNNNNNNNNNNNNNNNNNNNNNNNNNNNNNNNNNNNNNNNNNNNNNNNNNNNNNNNNNNNNNNNNNNNNNNNNNNNNNNNNNNNNNNNNNNNNNNNNNNNNNNNNNNNNNNNNNNNNNNNNNNNNNNNNNNNNNNNNNNNNNNNNNNNNNNNNNNNNNNNNNNNNNNNNNNNNNNNNNNNNNNNNNNNNNNNNNNNNNNNNNNNNNNNNNNGAGGAGGCGCGCAGGGCAGCGAGATCCAGCGAGCGTGCGACACTCGGGGATCGAGGGAGGTCAGGGTGGGGATCGGGGCAGCGGGTGGGGTGGTGGTTTTTTTTCGTGTAATTGGTCCGGTGGGGTTTTCCGGAGTTCGGGAACACCTCTTGGCTTCTATACAGGGCAcgccgtgatccaaataactattctaatctcaGAATTAAAATAGTACCACTACACACACTATAGATAAGGCATATcagagtgaatttacactctaaaatacgtttaTATACATCTGTATATAGTGCTAGCGATAATATGTCCTAGCATATCTGGTATATGTTCTGATGTAATCACTAGCTACAGACAAGGCGAATCGGAGTGAATTTACATTAtaaaatacatatatatatatatacatccatatgtagtgttAACGATAATGTCTTCTAGCATATCCGCTATATGATCTGATGTAATCACTAGTTGTCTTGTATAGGAGATCTTAGGATCACTTGTATCAATCAAAGATTCACCTGATTGTTGTGTACATGTTGTACAAACCTATGTACGTGATGTAAAAGGTTGCTCCTATATAAATAGCAAGAGGCCGGTTGGTGTTAACCACGGAAATAATATCTTTGTATTTCCAACTTGTAGTACATATTTTTTTGAGTGTAAAGTTGCCGCTTTATTGAAAACTTAAAGACCTAAAAGTTTGGAATCTCGTCCAAAATTACACCCAACACAAAGTCTGGAGGAACTGATAGCCAGACCTTACATAGTTCACCACCCACACCTACTCTAGCAAACTTATGCGCGGCAACATTAGCGGAACATCGAACCCACGAAACCTTGAACTCGTCGAAGCCTCGAAGCATCTCTTTTATCTCCTCAATCCACGGCCTGTAGCGCTCAAATTTTTAGACACACGATTGAGCATCTGCACCACCTTTTGGTTGTCCAGCTCCATGTGAAGTTTCTGAACATTCATCTCCCTTGCAACCTGGGCCGCCCTTCTGCACGCCAATATCTCCATAGCCTCTGGGTCTGCGTTAGAAGGAAAGAAGTGACTTGCTCCAGCCACAAAAGCTCCATTGTGATCCCGCAAGACTAGACCACCACCTCCCTTGTCACCATATTTACAAACCGCTCTTATCCAGCCCTCGTCGGGCGGTCGCCATCGCTGAAGCTCCTTGGTCTCTGGCGCCTTAGAAGATTCAGTATGCGCCAATCTCCACTCCTCCATATGCGCAACCAGTGTTGCTATGATTTCATGCGGGTGAGCAATACGTTTTCCGTCTCTAGCATTGTTACGTGCCAGCCATAGAGCATACACAGCTTATATCATTGCTTCTCTTTCTTCTCCCTTGCATTGGCGAACCACTCCAACAACCAGCTCGACAACTCGCTCTGGGAGGCTATCTCCGCTAGTGGACTTGCCACCAAGACTCCTTTTTGTGAGCGCAACAGCTGCCAAAAGTGTGCTGAGTGATTACATGTCCAGAACCTATGCATGTTTGATTCTTCTCTTCCACACGCAACACAGAAGACACCCGTCCTAATCCACCGTCGGTGAAGCTCCAAGCCAACAACCAAACCGTTCCGGACCAGCCGCCACATATGTATTTTTGCCTTGTTTGGAGCTGCAGTGTCCCACAGAGCCATGAACCCACGGTGTTTGATTGCAGAAAAGGAAGACTCCGGCTGTCCGGATCTTACCATGTTCATGGACATCCTAAGATGATATGCCGACCTGATCGTGAACTCGCCATGCGTCGTGTAGTTCCAAGCTAGATAGTCCTCTGTGTCCGGACCACCTATAGCAATTTGCTTAATATCCTTCGCATCATCAATAGAGAACATGGTATCAACCATCGCATTGTTCCAACTTCGTCCCCCCGCTGCTAGTAGATGTTGCACTTTGGTTACACCTGCGATGAACACTTGGCCAAGAGGTTTCAGACTACCTTTCCGAGGGATCCAGTTATCGTGATGTATATTGATTCGAGAGCCATCACCAATGCGCCatatgtaggatcggaagtatgtctagaggggggtgattagactacttgaccaaataaaaccttaaccttttcccaattttagttcttggcagattttagctattgtaggacaagtcaagcaatcatcacacaattcaagcaagcatgcaaagagtatattggcagcggaaagtaaagcatgcaacttgcaagaatgtaaagggaagggtttggagaattcaaacacaattggagacatggatgtttttcccatggttcggataggtggtgctatcctacatccacgttgatggagacttcaacccacgaagggtaacggttgcgcgagtccacggagggctccacccacgaagggtaatggttgtgtgagtccacggagggctccacccacgaagggtccacgaagaagcaaccacccacgaagggtccacgaagaagcaaccttgtctatcccaccatggccatcgcccacgaaggacttgcctcactagcggtagatcttcatgaagtaggcgatctccttgcccttacaaactccttggttcaactccacaatcttgtcggaggctcccaagtgacacctagccaatctaggagacaccactctccaagaagtaacaaatggtgtgtaggtaatgaactccttgctcttgtgcttcaaatgatagtctccccaacactcaactctctctcataggatttggatctggtggaaagaagatttgagtggaaagcaacttggggaaggctagagatcaagattcatatggtaggaatggaatatcttggtctcaacacatgagtaggtggttctctctcagaaataggatgctggaagtgtaggcttagtctgatggctctctccatgaatgaagaggaggtggaggggtatatatagcctccacacaaaatccaaccgt
The Triticum dicoccoides isolate Atlit2015 ecotype Zavitan chromosome 3A, WEW_v2.0, whole genome shotgun sequence genome window above contains:
- the LOC119271540 gene encoding uncharacterized protein LOC119271540, whose amino-acid sequence is MAARSSAPQSSPPTGILEHHQPTTQSMAASPRSPLLAADANPVNPFLLSFSSSSDLRWILPPSTPSIGVTDLQSIAAPIFFSLRLLHIASAHRRDAPNPSAFPNPCWLTFSQRPPRPSRGRLLPRIRLARCTPSHPSCCCVKICRPEYAREQREIRSMSITWTALTRRHGLLRCHPHRDVSTGLPDPSTGTAACSPLLLNSDGRAGSHPSRRPTPCWLLASTHMLANGWCMCFSVCMLIHD